One window of the Maylandia zebra isolate NMK-2024a linkage group LG19, Mzebra_GT3a, whole genome shotgun sequence genome contains the following:
- the LOC101464246 gene encoding alcohol dehydrogenase 1: protein MLFPGSAGATRLAWESPHLVYMYLQSSLAPRLHINSWTLFLATTMATAGKVIKCKAAVAWEPNKPVVIEEIEVAPPQANEVRIKIVATSVCHTDLYHLFESMHKDGFPTVLGHEGAGIVESVGPGVTEFQPGDKVIPLFLSQCKECHLCKNPRTNQCEVAWTRINQAIMAGVESRFTCKGKRVLQFMGTSTFSEYTVINQMAVAKIDPAAPLDKVCLLGCGICTGYGAAVNTAKVEPGSTCAVFGLGAVGLAAVMGCKAAGAKRIIAVDVNPDKFEKAKVFGATDFVNPKDHDKPIHEVLTKMTNGGVDYSLECVGNVQVMRSALESSAQGWGVSVIVGWTDLHDIVIRPAHLISGRTWKGSMFGGFKSKDGVSKMVKDYLDKKLKVDEFISQNMTLDQANDAIELMKNCKCIRAVMSVSPP from the exons atgttgttcccgggatctgctggagccactcgcctagcttgggagtcaccgcacctagtgtatatgtat CTGCAGTCCTCCCTCGCTCCTCGTCTTCACATCAACTCGTGGACGTTATTCTTGGCAACAACCATGGCTACAGCTGGAAAG GTCATCAAGTGCAAGGCAGCAGTGGCCTGGGAGCCCAACAAGCCCGTAGTGATTGAGGAGATTGAGGTCGCCCCACCTCAAGCCAATGAGGTTCGCATCAAG ATTGTGGCAACATCGGTGTGCCACACAGACCTGTACCATCTTTTCGAGAGTATGCATAAAGATGGCTTCCCAACTGTCCTCGGCCACGAGGGAGCCGGCATCGTTGAGAGCGTGGGGCCTGGAGTTACGGAATTTCAGCCAG gaGACAAGGTgattcctcttttcctctctcaGTGTAAAGAATGCCACTTATGTAAGAATCCCAGGACCAACCAGTGTGAGGTAGCATG GACCAGGATTAATCAGGCCATCATGGCTGGAGTGGAATCCAGGTTTACCTGTAAAGGGAAGAGGGTGCTGCAGTTTATGGGGACCAGCACCTTCTCTGAGTACACTGTGATCAATCAGATGGCTGTGGCTAAGATTGATCCTGCTGCTCCTCTGGACAAAGTCTGTCTTCTTGGATGTGGGATCTGCACTGGATATGGGGCAGCTGTTAATACCGCTAAG GTTGAGCCGGGCTCCACCTGTGCCGTGTTTGGTCTGGGAGCTGTGGGTTTGGCTGCAGTCATGGGCTGCAAGGCTGCAGGAGCCAAAAGGATTATCGCTGTTGACGTCAATCCAGACAAGTTTGAGAAGgccaaagtgtttggagccacCGACTTTGTGAATCCCAAAGATCACGATAAACCTATCCATGAAGTGCTCACTAAGATGACCAATGGAGGCGTGGACTACTCATTGGAATGTGTTGGGAATGTGCAAGTCATG CGCAGTGCCCTGGAGTCTTCAGCCCAAGGTTGGGGTGTCAGTGTGATTGTTGGATGGACAGACTTGCATGACATAGTTATTCGACCGGCTCACCTCATCTCTGGACGTACGTGGAAGGGCTCCATGTTTGGAG gatttaagagtaaggacGGCGTCTCCAAGATGGTTAAAGACTACCTGGACAAGAAGTTGAAAGTGGACGAGTTTATTAGTCAGAACATGACTTTGGATCAAGCCAATGATGCCATTGAACTCATGAAGAACTGCAAATG CATCCGGGCGGTCATGAGTGTTTCCCCACCATAA